One window from the genome of Leucobacter aridicollis encodes:
- the leuD gene encoding 3-isopropylmalate dehydratase small subunit, whose protein sequence is MEKFTTLNATAVPLRRSNVDTDQIIPAVFLKRVTKTGFDDALFYHWRQDSEFVLNQPVYKGAEILIAGPDFGTGSSREHAVWALRDYGFKVVISARFADIFRGNSGKQGLLAAQVAETDVEKLWAIIEADPATKVSVNLDDRTVTAGELTVSFDIDDYTRWRLMEGLDDISLTLRNESAITEFEARRPGWMPTTLPATNA, encoded by the coding sequence ATGGAAAAGTTCACAACGTTGAACGCGACAGCAGTCCCGCTGCGCCGCTCGAACGTCGACACCGACCAGATCATCCCGGCGGTGTTTCTGAAGCGCGTCACGAAGACAGGCTTTGACGACGCGCTCTTTTACCACTGGCGTCAGGATTCCGAGTTCGTGCTCAACCAGCCCGTGTACAAGGGCGCCGAGATCCTGATCGCAGGCCCCGACTTTGGTACTGGCTCGTCCCGCGAGCACGCCGTTTGGGCGCTGCGCGATTACGGATTCAAGGTAGTGATCTCGGCGCGCTTCGCCGATATCTTCCGCGGCAACTCGGGTAAGCAGGGGCTTCTCGCAGCCCAGGTTGCCGAAACAGACGTCGAGAAGCTGTGGGCAATCATCGAGGCGGATCCCGCAACCAAGGTGTCGGTCAACCTCGACGACCGCACCGTGACTGCGGGGGAGCTGACAGTCTCATTCGACATTGACGACTACACTCGGTGGCGGCTCATGGAGGGTCTTGACGACATCTCCCTGACACTTCGCAACGAGTCCGCGATTACTGAGTTTGAGGCGCGTCGCCCGGGCTGGATGCCCACGACGCTGCCCGCCACGAACGCCTAG
- the leuC gene encoding 3-isopropylmalate dehydratase large subunit yields the protein MTDSKPRTLAEKLWDDHVVVKGEAGDPDLIYIDLHLIHEVTSPQAFDGLRVANRPLRRVDLMIATEDHNTPTLNITRQIEDPTSRVQIDTLRKNVEEFGVRSHPLGDKEQGIVHVVGPQLGLTMPGITVVCGDSHTSTHGAFGALAFGIGTSEVEHVMATQTLSLKPFKTMAINVEGELRPGVTAKDIILAVIAKIGTGGGQGYVLEYRGSAIRNLSMDGRMTICNMSIEAGARAGMIAPDEKTFEYVKGREAAPTGADWDAAVEYWKTLPTDEGAVFDAEVTIDAGALEPFVTWGTNPGQGVHLSETVPNPADIADANERAAAERALEYMDLEAGTPMKEIKVDAVFMGSCTNARLDDLREFASIIKGKQKAEGVRLMVVPGSARVRLEAEAEGIDKIVEEFGGEWRFAGCSMCLGMNPDQLEPGERCASTSNRNFEGRQGKGGRTHLVSPLVAAATAIRGTLSSPWDLQADAPGVSANEKVEA from the coding sequence ATGACTGATTCGAAGCCCCGTACGCTTGCAGAAAAGCTCTGGGACGACCATGTCGTCGTCAAGGGGGAGGCCGGGGACCCCGACCTCATCTACATCGACCTGCACCTCATCCACGAGGTCACGAGCCCGCAAGCGTTTGACGGCCTGCGCGTCGCTAATCGTCCGTTGCGTCGCGTCGACCTGATGATCGCGACTGAGGATCACAACACCCCGACGCTGAACATCACCCGGCAGATCGAGGATCCGACGAGTCGCGTGCAGATCGATACGCTCCGCAAGAACGTCGAGGAGTTCGGTGTGCGTTCGCACCCGCTCGGTGACAAGGAGCAGGGCATCGTCCACGTCGTCGGCCCGCAGCTCGGACTGACTATGCCAGGAATCACGGTAGTGTGCGGCGACAGCCACACCTCTACGCACGGCGCGTTTGGTGCCCTCGCATTTGGGATCGGCACGAGCGAGGTCGAGCACGTCATGGCGACGCAGACGCTGTCGCTGAAGCCGTTCAAGACCATGGCGATCAACGTCGAGGGTGAGCTCCGGCCCGGCGTTACGGCGAAAGACATCATTCTCGCGGTGATTGCGAAGATCGGTACCGGCGGTGGCCAGGGGTACGTGCTCGAGTACCGGGGATCGGCGATCCGGAACCTGTCGATGGACGGCCGCATGACCATTTGTAACATGTCGATCGAGGCCGGCGCCCGCGCGGGGATGATCGCGCCCGACGAGAAGACCTTCGAGTACGTGAAGGGCCGCGAAGCCGCACCGACGGGCGCAGACTGGGACGCGGCCGTTGAGTACTGGAAGACCCTGCCGACGGACGAGGGCGCGGTGTTTGACGCCGAAGTCACAATTGACGCAGGCGCACTGGAGCCGTTCGTGACCTGGGGGACCAACCCCGGCCAGGGCGTGCACCTGAGCGAGACTGTACCAAACCCTGCAGATATCGCAGACGCCAACGAGCGCGCCGCCGCCGAGCGTGCGCTCGAGTACATGGATCTCGAGGCCGGGACCCCGATGAAGGAGATCAAGGTTGACGCGGTCTTCATGGGTTCCTGCACGAACGCCCGACTCGACGACCTTCGCGAGTTCGCGAGCATCATCAAGGGCAAGCAGAAGGCCGAGGGCGTCAGGTTGATGGTCGTGCCTGGTTCGGCGCGCGTACGGCTCGAAGCTGAAGCCGAAGGAATCGACAAGATCGTCGAGGAGTTTGGCGGCGAGTGGCGCTTTGCAGGCTGCTCCATGTGTCTCGGTATGAACCCTGACCAGCTTGAACCGGGGGAGCGCTGCGCGTCGACCTCGAACCGCAACTTCGAGGGCCGCCAGGGTAAGGGCGGTCGGACCCACCTCGTCTCGCCGCTCGTTGCGGCGGCGACAGCTATCCGCGGCACGCTGTCGAGCCCGTGGGACCTGCAGGCTGATGCGCCCGGAGTCAGCGCGAACGAGAAGGTGGAGGCGTAA
- the murA gene encoding UDP-N-acetylglucosamine 1-carboxyvinyltransferase, with the protein MIIKGGTPLKGRIEVRGAKNLATKAMVATLLGKTPSVLRNVPNISDVRVVAGLLALHGVLITKGEAADEWHFDPSNVEVAHKADIDAHAGSSRIPILFCGPLLHRLGEAFIPDLGGCRIGDRPIDFHLDALREFGAVVEKLPSGISLTAPNGLKGANIELPYPSVGATEQVLLTAVLADGQTELRNAAIEPEIIDLICILQKMGAIISMEPNRVILIEGVDELRGYDHKAIFDRNEAASWAAAALATKGDIFVGGVRQEEMMTFLNAYRKVGGDFDVHDDGIRFWHPGGDLKPVTIETDVHPGFMTDWQQPLVVALTQATGTSTIHETVYENRFGFTDALNTMGANIVVHPNGLSDVGRRVKRREFEQAAVITGPTHLTAADVVVPDLRGGFSHLIAAMIAEGESKVSNIGIIARGYENFIEKLRLLGADFVFEA; encoded by the coding sequence ATCATCATCAAGGGCGGCACGCCGCTGAAGGGGCGCATCGAGGTCCGCGGTGCGAAGAACCTCGCGACGAAGGCAATGGTGGCGACACTCCTCGGCAAGACGCCGAGCGTGCTGCGCAACGTTCCCAATATCTCGGACGTTCGCGTTGTCGCGGGCCTGCTCGCGCTGCACGGCGTGCTCATCACCAAGGGTGAAGCCGCCGACGAGTGGCACTTCGACCCGTCGAACGTGGAGGTCGCTCACAAAGCCGACATCGACGCGCACGCGGGCTCGTCGCGTATCCCGATCCTGTTCTGCGGGCCGCTGCTGCACCGCCTTGGCGAGGCGTTCATCCCCGATCTCGGCGGCTGCCGCATCGGCGATCGCCCGATCGACTTTCACCTCGACGCGCTGCGCGAATTCGGCGCCGTCGTTGAGAAGCTCCCGAGCGGCATCAGCCTGACCGCGCCGAACGGCCTCAAGGGCGCGAACATCGAGCTGCCCTACCCCTCGGTCGGTGCGACTGAGCAGGTGCTGCTGACGGCGGTGCTCGCCGATGGTCAGACCGAGCTGCGCAACGCAGCCATCGAGCCAGAGATCATTGACCTCATCTGCATCCTGCAGAAGATGGGCGCGATCATTTCGATGGAGCCCAACAGGGTGATTCTCATCGAAGGTGTCGACGAGCTTCGTGGCTACGATCACAAGGCCATCTTCGATCGCAACGAAGCCGCGAGCTGGGCGGCAGCCGCGCTCGCAACCAAGGGCGACATCTTCGTTGGCGGAGTGCGACAGGAAGAGATGATGACCTTCCTGAACGCCTACCGGAAGGTCGGCGGCGATTTTGACGTGCACGACGACGGGATCCGTTTCTGGCACCCGGGTGGCGACCTGAAACCCGTCACAATCGAGACCGACGTGCACCCCGGATTCATGACGGACTGGCAGCAGCCACTCGTCGTCGCGCTCACACAGGCGACCGGTACCTCGACGATCCACGAGACTGTGTACGAGAACCGGTTCGGATTCACCGACGCTCTGAACACGATGGGCGCGAACATCGTCGTGCACCCGAACGGTCTCAGTGACGTCGGTCGCCGCGTGAAGCGTCGCGAGTTCGAGCAGGCCGCGGTCATCACGGGCCCGACACACCTGACAGCCGCAGACGTCGTCGTGCCAGACCTGCGCGGTGGCTTCAGCCACCTCATCGCCGCAATGATCGCTGAGGGAGAGTCGAAGGTCTCGAATATCGGCATCATTGCTCGTGGGTACGAGAATTTCATCGAGAAGCTCCGCCTGCTCGGAGCTGACTTCGTCTTTGAGGCGTAA